In a single window of the Macadamia integrifolia cultivar HAES 741 unplaced genomic scaffold, SCU_Mint_v3 scaffold1350, whole genome shotgun sequence genome:
- the LOC122063549 gene encoding zinc finger protein CONSTANS-LIKE 12 isoform X2, with amino-acid sequence MKPLCDFCGAARAIVYCKSDSAKLCLSCDGFVHSANALSQRHLRSLICDNCHSEPAVVRCIEDKLSLCENCSASGNCCLDPGHRRKTLSYYSGCPAITEPSKELNARWAHQGMMAMNGWESGQQEQHDLMVTTKLNELEPCVSSETWTGPSSVVTTKLNGLETCVSSETWTGTSSVVPPDVNSVHCSGDKPLSYPENPNLSKGCSPLKDVGVSDGGDLCDGFNMDDIGLNFENSDEIFGCSQSHPNIVLDDVPIDSLFMDKNFSVADSNGPNENTIEASSSGQQDCMSLQSSCAAGSASGADQVLLNPGCYRNIRLNFPTGQVHSGMPLPFSNLIGESSIADYQDCGVSPVFLSSESPWDSNLETSCPQARDKAKLRYNEKKKTRMFGKQIRYASSTLILRCFI; translated from the exons atgaaacctTTATGTGATTTCTGTGGAGCTGCGAGGGCTATCGTTTACTGTAAATCAGATTCTGCTAAGCTTTGTTTGAGTTGTGATGGGTTTGTGCATTCAGCTAATGCACTTTCACAGAGGCATCTTCGTTCACTCATTTGCGATAATTGCCATTCAGAGCCTGCGGTTGTTCGTTGCATTGAAGATAAATTGTCTCTGTGTGAGAATTGCAGCGCTAGTGGGAATTGCTGTTTGGATCCTGGACATCGGAGGAAAACCCTAAGTTATTACTCAGGATGTCCTGCTATTACAGAGCCATCCAAGGAATTAAATGCCAGGTGGGCACATCAAGGAATGATGGCTATGAATGGTTGGGAATCTGGACAACAAGAACAACATGATTTGATGGTAACAACCAAGTTGAATGAGTTGGAGCCTTGTGTTTCTTCTGAAACTTGGACGGGTCCATCTTCAGTGGTTACAACTAAGCTGAATGGGTTGGAGACTTGTGTTTCTTCTGAAACTTGGACGGGTACATCTTCAGTGGTTCCTCCTGATGTGAATTCAGTGCATTGCAGTGGAGATAAACCACTATCATATCCTGAGAATCCAAACCTTTCAAAG GGTTGTTCTCCATTGAAGGACGTTGGAGTTTCTGATGGTGGCGATCTCTGTGATGGTTTCAACATGGATGATATTGGGTTAAATTTTGAGAACAGCGATGAGATTTTTGGGTGCTCACAAAGTCATCCCAATATTGTTCTCGATGATGTGCCTATTGATTCCTTATTTATGGACAAGAACTTCTCAGTTGCTGATTCTAATGGTCCCAATGAGAATACTATAGAG GCATCATCATCAGGGCAACAGGACTGCATGTCTCTTCAATCTTCTTGTGCTGCTGGGTCTGCCTCTGGAGCAGATCAGGTACTTCTAAATCCTGGTTGCTACAGAAACATCAGGCTAAATTTTCCTACTGGACAAGTCCATTCAGGCATGCCACTTCCATTCTCCAACCTCATTGGAGAAAGTAGTATCGCTGATTATCAAGACTGTGGAGTATCACCAGTTTTTCTATCAAGTGAATCACCTTGGGATTCAAATTTGGAAACTAGTTGCCCCCAGGCAAGGGACAAAGCAAAGctcagatacaatgaaaagaagaaaacacgAAT GTTTGGGAAACAAATAAGATATGCTTCTTCAACACTTATATTAAGATGTTTCATTTGA
- the LOC122063536 gene encoding probable galacturonosyltransferase 12 isoform X1: MQLHISPSLRHVTVFPGKGVRDFIKVKVGSRRVSYRMIFYSLLFLTFLLRFVFVSTAVDTIDGENKCSTIGCVGKRIWRRRPESMKVPEEMYRILEERGEEEDIQGRSDVPQSLEEFVAEMKSNQSDVKTFAVKLKAMVSLLEQKTRTAKIQEYLYRHVASSSIPKQLHCLSLRLANEHSTNAGARLQLPAPESVPYLVDNSFFHFVFASDNVLASSVVAASLVRNSLRPEKVVLHIITDRKTYNSMHAWFSLHPLTPAIIEVKGLHHFDWFTKGKVPVLEAMEKDQKARSQFRGGSSAIVANNTEKPYIIASKLQALSPKYTSLMNHIRIHLPELFPSLNKVVFLDDDIVIQTDLSPLWDIDMRGKVNGAVQTCRGDDKFVMTKRLKSYLNFSQPLIAENFDPNECAWAYGMNIFDLEAWRKTNISHNYHYWLQKNLKSDLSLWQLGTLPPGLIAFHDHVHIIDPFWHMLGLGYQENTSIADAESAGVIHFNGRAKPWLEIAFPQLRHLWSKYVDFTDKFIKKCHIRAS; the protein is encoded by the exons ATGCAGCTTCATATATCGCCCAGCTTGCGCCATGTAACTGTCTTTCCCGGAAAAGGGGTGAGAGATTTTATCAAAGTGAAGGTCGGATCTAGAAGGGTTTCGTATCGAATGATCTTCTATTCGCTTTTGTTCTTGACTTTCTTACTTCGATTTGTGTTCGTTTCGACGGCAGTGGATACTATCGACGGCGAAAACAAATGCTCCACCATAG GGTGCGTGGGGAAGAGGATTTGGAGAAGGAGACCTGAGTCAATG AAGGTACCGGAAGAGATGTATCGAATCTTAGAAGAGAGGGGCGAGGAAGAGGATATACAAGGAAGATCAGATGTTCCGCAGTCATTAGAGGAGTTCGTAGCAGAGATGAAGAGCAATCAATCTGATGTGAAGACGTTCGCGGTGAAGCTGAAGGCTATG GTGTCTCTACTGGAACAAAAGACTCGAACAGCCAAGATCCAAGAATACTTATACCGACACGTGGCATCGAGTAGCATACCAAAGCAGCTTCACTGCCTGTCCCTGAGGCTAGCTAACGAGCACTCGACCAACGCCGGCGCACGGCTACAACTACCGGCCCCAGAATCCGTACCTTACCTTGTAGACAACTCATTCTTCCACTTCGTCTTCGCCTCCGACAATGTCTTGGCATCGTCTGTCGTCGCAGCCTCTCTGGTTCGCAACTCACTACGCCCCGAGAAGGTTGTGCTTCACATCATTACCGACCGTAAGACCTACAACTCCATGCACGCATGGTTCTCCCTCCACCCATTGACACCTGCCATTATTGAGGTTAAGGGTCTACACCATTTCGATTGGTTCACAAAGGGCAAGGTTCCAGTTCTGGAGGCGATGGAGAAGGATCAGAAAGCCCGGTCACAGTTCAGAGGAGGATCCTCTGCAATTGTCGCAAATAACACAGAGAAGCCTTATATCATTGCGTCGAAGCTGCAAGCTCTTAGTCCCAAGTATACTTCGCTCATGAATCACATACGTATACATTTGCCTGAG CTATTTCCGAGTCTTAATAAGGTGGTCTTCCTTGACGATGATATTGTGATTCAAACTGATCTATCGCCTCTATGGGACATTGATATGAGAGGCAAAGTGAATGGAGCAGTGCAAACATGCCGTGGTGATGACAAGTTCGTCATGACTAAGAGATTGAAGAGCTACTTGAACTTCTCCCAACCTTTAATAGCAGAGAATTTCGATCCAAATGAATGTGCATGGGCATATGGCATGAACATCTTTGATCTAGAAGCTTGGAGGAAGACAAATATCAGTCACAACTACCATTACTGGCTTCAAAAG AACTTGAAATCAGACTTGAGTCTTTGGCAACTGGGAACTTTACCCCCTGGGTTAATAGCCTTTCATGATCATGTTCATATTATAGATCCATTTTGGCACATGTTGGGACTTGGGTACCAAGAGAACACAAGCATTGCTGATGCTGAGAGCGCTGGTGTCATCCACTTTAATGGCCGAGCAAAGCCTTGGCTTGAGATAGCCTTTCCACAGCTCCGACATCTTTGGTCCAAGTATGTTGACTTCACTGATAAATTCATCAAGAAATGTCATATCAGAGCTTCCTAA
- the LOC122063549 gene encoding zinc finger protein CONSTANS-LIKE 12 isoform X3: MKPLCDFCGAARAIVYCKSDSAKLCLSCDGFVHSANALSQRHLRSLICDNCHSEPAVVRCIEDKLSLCENCSASGNCCLDPGHRRKTLSYYSGCPAITEPSKELNARWAHQGMMAMNGWESGQQEQHDLMVTTKLNELEPCVSSETWTGPSSVVTTKLNGLETCVSSETWTGTSSVVPPDVNSVHCSGDKPLSYPENPNLSKGCSPLKDVGVSDGGDLCDGFNMDDIGLNFENSDEIFGCSQSHPNIVLDDVPIDSLFMDKNFSVADSNGPNENTIEASSSGQQDCMSLQSSCAAGSASGADQVLLNPGCYRNIRLNFPTGQVHSGMPLPFSNLIGESSIADYQDCGVSPVFLSSESPWDSNLETSCPQARDKAKLRYNEKKKTRIFYMLDP, encoded by the exons atgaaacctTTATGTGATTTCTGTGGAGCTGCGAGGGCTATCGTTTACTGTAAATCAGATTCTGCTAAGCTTTGTTTGAGTTGTGATGGGTTTGTGCATTCAGCTAATGCACTTTCACAGAGGCATCTTCGTTCACTCATTTGCGATAATTGCCATTCAGAGCCTGCGGTTGTTCGTTGCATTGAAGATAAATTGTCTCTGTGTGAGAATTGCAGCGCTAGTGGGAATTGCTGTTTGGATCCTGGACATCGGAGGAAAACCCTAAGTTATTACTCAGGATGTCCTGCTATTACAGAGCCATCCAAGGAATTAAATGCCAGGTGGGCACATCAAGGAATGATGGCTATGAATGGTTGGGAATCTGGACAACAAGAACAACATGATTTGATGGTAACAACCAAGTTGAATGAGTTGGAGCCTTGTGTTTCTTCTGAAACTTGGACGGGTCCATCTTCAGTGGTTACAACTAAGCTGAATGGGTTGGAGACTTGTGTTTCTTCTGAAACTTGGACGGGTACATCTTCAGTGGTTCCTCCTGATGTGAATTCAGTGCATTGCAGTGGAGATAAACCACTATCATATCCTGAGAATCCAAACCTTTCAAAG GGTTGTTCTCCATTGAAGGACGTTGGAGTTTCTGATGGTGGCGATCTCTGTGATGGTTTCAACATGGATGATATTGGGTTAAATTTTGAGAACAGCGATGAGATTTTTGGGTGCTCACAAAGTCATCCCAATATTGTTCTCGATGATGTGCCTATTGATTCCTTATTTATGGACAAGAACTTCTCAGTTGCTGATTCTAATGGTCCCAATGAGAATACTATAGAG GCATCATCATCAGGGCAACAGGACTGCATGTCTCTTCAATCTTCTTGTGCTGCTGGGTCTGCCTCTGGAGCAGATCAGGTACTTCTAAATCCTGGTTGCTACAGAAACATCAGGCTAAATTTTCCTACTGGACAAGTCCATTCAGGCATGCCACTTCCATTCTCCAACCTCATTGGAGAAAGTAGTATCGCTGATTATCAAGACTGTGGAGTATCACCAGTTTTTCTATCAAGTGAATCACCTTGGGATTCAAATTTGGAAACTAGTTGCCCCCAGGCAAGGGACAAAGCAAAGctcagatacaatgaaaagaagaaaacacgAAT ATTTTACATGCTTGATCCATAG
- the LOC122063536 gene encoding probable galacturonosyltransferase 12 isoform X2 yields the protein MQLHISPSLRHVTVFPGKGVRDFIKVKVGSRRVSYRMIFYSLLFLTFLLRFVFVSTAVDTIDGENKCSTIGCVGKRIWRRRPESMVPEEMYRILEERGEEEDIQGRSDVPQSLEEFVAEMKSNQSDVKTFAVKLKAMVSLLEQKTRTAKIQEYLYRHVASSSIPKQLHCLSLRLANEHSTNAGARLQLPAPESVPYLVDNSFFHFVFASDNVLASSVVAASLVRNSLRPEKVVLHIITDRKTYNSMHAWFSLHPLTPAIIEVKGLHHFDWFTKGKVPVLEAMEKDQKARSQFRGGSSAIVANNTEKPYIIASKLQALSPKYTSLMNHIRIHLPELFPSLNKVVFLDDDIVIQTDLSPLWDIDMRGKVNGAVQTCRGDDKFVMTKRLKSYLNFSQPLIAENFDPNECAWAYGMNIFDLEAWRKTNISHNYHYWLQKNLKSDLSLWQLGTLPPGLIAFHDHVHIIDPFWHMLGLGYQENTSIADAESAGVIHFNGRAKPWLEIAFPQLRHLWSKYVDFTDKFIKKCHIRAS from the exons ATGCAGCTTCATATATCGCCCAGCTTGCGCCATGTAACTGTCTTTCCCGGAAAAGGGGTGAGAGATTTTATCAAAGTGAAGGTCGGATCTAGAAGGGTTTCGTATCGAATGATCTTCTATTCGCTTTTGTTCTTGACTTTCTTACTTCGATTTGTGTTCGTTTCGACGGCAGTGGATACTATCGACGGCGAAAACAAATGCTCCACCATAG GGTGCGTGGGGAAGAGGATTTGGAGAAGGAGACCTGAGTCAATG GTACCGGAAGAGATGTATCGAATCTTAGAAGAGAGGGGCGAGGAAGAGGATATACAAGGAAGATCAGATGTTCCGCAGTCATTAGAGGAGTTCGTAGCAGAGATGAAGAGCAATCAATCTGATGTGAAGACGTTCGCGGTGAAGCTGAAGGCTATG GTGTCTCTACTGGAACAAAAGACTCGAACAGCCAAGATCCAAGAATACTTATACCGACACGTGGCATCGAGTAGCATACCAAAGCAGCTTCACTGCCTGTCCCTGAGGCTAGCTAACGAGCACTCGACCAACGCCGGCGCACGGCTACAACTACCGGCCCCAGAATCCGTACCTTACCTTGTAGACAACTCATTCTTCCACTTCGTCTTCGCCTCCGACAATGTCTTGGCATCGTCTGTCGTCGCAGCCTCTCTGGTTCGCAACTCACTACGCCCCGAGAAGGTTGTGCTTCACATCATTACCGACCGTAAGACCTACAACTCCATGCACGCATGGTTCTCCCTCCACCCATTGACACCTGCCATTATTGAGGTTAAGGGTCTACACCATTTCGATTGGTTCACAAAGGGCAAGGTTCCAGTTCTGGAGGCGATGGAGAAGGATCAGAAAGCCCGGTCACAGTTCAGAGGAGGATCCTCTGCAATTGTCGCAAATAACACAGAGAAGCCTTATATCATTGCGTCGAAGCTGCAAGCTCTTAGTCCCAAGTATACTTCGCTCATGAATCACATACGTATACATTTGCCTGAG CTATTTCCGAGTCTTAATAAGGTGGTCTTCCTTGACGATGATATTGTGATTCAAACTGATCTATCGCCTCTATGGGACATTGATATGAGAGGCAAAGTGAATGGAGCAGTGCAAACATGCCGTGGTGATGACAAGTTCGTCATGACTAAGAGATTGAAGAGCTACTTGAACTTCTCCCAACCTTTAATAGCAGAGAATTTCGATCCAAATGAATGTGCATGGGCATATGGCATGAACATCTTTGATCTAGAAGCTTGGAGGAAGACAAATATCAGTCACAACTACCATTACTGGCTTCAAAAG AACTTGAAATCAGACTTGAGTCTTTGGCAACTGGGAACTTTACCCCCTGGGTTAATAGCCTTTCATGATCATGTTCATATTATAGATCCATTTTGGCACATGTTGGGACTTGGGTACCAAGAGAACACAAGCATTGCTGATGCTGAGAGCGCTGGTGTCATCCACTTTAATGGCCGAGCAAAGCCTTGGCTTGAGATAGCCTTTCCACAGCTCCGACATCTTTGGTCCAAGTATGTTGACTTCACTGATAAATTCATCAAGAAATGTCATATCAGAGCTTCCTAA
- the LOC122063549 gene encoding zinc finger protein CONSTANS-LIKE 12 isoform X1, with protein sequence MKPLCDFCGAARAIVYCKSDSAKLCLSCDGFVHSANALSQRHLRSLICDNCHSEPAVVRCIEDKLSLCENCSASGNCCLDPGHRRKTLSYYSGCPAITEPSKELNARWAHQGMMAMNGWESGQQEQHDLMVTTKLNELEPCVSSETWTGPSSVVTTKLNGLETCVSSETWTGTSSVVPPDVNSVHCSGDKPLSYPENPNLSKGCSPLKDVGVSDGGDLCDGFNMDDIGLNFENSDEIFGCSQSHPNIVLDDVPIDSLFMDKNFSVADSNGPNENTIEASSSGQQDCMSLQSSCAAGSASGADQVLLNPGCYRNIRLNFPTGQVHSGMPLPFSNLIGESSIADYQDCGVSPVFLSSESPWDSNLETSCPQARDKAKLRYNEKKKTRIFYMLDPRFGKQIRYASRKARADTRKRVKGRFVKAGEDYDYDPLVERND encoded by the exons atgaaacctTTATGTGATTTCTGTGGAGCTGCGAGGGCTATCGTTTACTGTAAATCAGATTCTGCTAAGCTTTGTTTGAGTTGTGATGGGTTTGTGCATTCAGCTAATGCACTTTCACAGAGGCATCTTCGTTCACTCATTTGCGATAATTGCCATTCAGAGCCTGCGGTTGTTCGTTGCATTGAAGATAAATTGTCTCTGTGTGAGAATTGCAGCGCTAGTGGGAATTGCTGTTTGGATCCTGGACATCGGAGGAAAACCCTAAGTTATTACTCAGGATGTCCTGCTATTACAGAGCCATCCAAGGAATTAAATGCCAGGTGGGCACATCAAGGAATGATGGCTATGAATGGTTGGGAATCTGGACAACAAGAACAACATGATTTGATGGTAACAACCAAGTTGAATGAGTTGGAGCCTTGTGTTTCTTCTGAAACTTGGACGGGTCCATCTTCAGTGGTTACAACTAAGCTGAATGGGTTGGAGACTTGTGTTTCTTCTGAAACTTGGACGGGTACATCTTCAGTGGTTCCTCCTGATGTGAATTCAGTGCATTGCAGTGGAGATAAACCACTATCATATCCTGAGAATCCAAACCTTTCAAAG GGTTGTTCTCCATTGAAGGACGTTGGAGTTTCTGATGGTGGCGATCTCTGTGATGGTTTCAACATGGATGATATTGGGTTAAATTTTGAGAACAGCGATGAGATTTTTGGGTGCTCACAAAGTCATCCCAATATTGTTCTCGATGATGTGCCTATTGATTCCTTATTTATGGACAAGAACTTCTCAGTTGCTGATTCTAATGGTCCCAATGAGAATACTATAGAG GCATCATCATCAGGGCAACAGGACTGCATGTCTCTTCAATCTTCTTGTGCTGCTGGGTCTGCCTCTGGAGCAGATCAGGTACTTCTAAATCCTGGTTGCTACAGAAACATCAGGCTAAATTTTCCTACTGGACAAGTCCATTCAGGCATGCCACTTCCATTCTCCAACCTCATTGGAGAAAGTAGTATCGCTGATTATCAAGACTGTGGAGTATCACCAGTTTTTCTATCAAGTGAATCACCTTGGGATTCAAATTTGGAAACTAGTTGCCCCCAGGCAAGGGACAAAGCAAAGctcagatacaatgaaaagaagaaaacacgAAT ATTTTACATGCTTGATCCTAGGTTTGGGAAACAAATAAGATATGCTTCTCGTAAAGCGAGAGCAGATACCAGAAAGCGTGTGAAAGGTAGATTTGTGAAGGCTGGTGAAGATTATGACTATGATCCTCTTGTAGAAAGAAATGACTAA